A single genomic interval of Wolbachia endosymbiont of Diaphorina citri harbors:
- a CDS encoding IS110 family transposase: MNSSNIIAGVDVSKSKLDIHIHPLEHYKIFENNVQSIDEMLDFLRLHNVTKVGLEATGGYEKLCAYTLLSNGFEVYIIQPRWVRDYAKSLGITTKTDKIDCSIISRYINNTDMRAIPLKVDNGNIDYLKQKLSRRNQLVEIAKIQKNQIQQITDTSIIKQIEELLAILQNQIKTLEDEIITFIDQNQELKKKYISITSIPGISKITATTLICHLPELGTLQKKQISSLVGLAPFNRDSGSSRGKRCIQGGRSQIRKVLHMCILSAQKVNSYIKPFFTRLYNQYKKPYKIASTAAMRKLLLLANSLVRDGRVFTEEYSPKSA; encoded by the coding sequence ATGAATTCATCAAACATTATTGCTGGCGTTGATGTTAGCAAAAGTAAATTAGATATCCACATTCACCCACTTGAGCATTATAAAATATTTGAAAACAATGTACAATCCATTGATGAAATGCTGGACTTTTTACGTTTGCATAATGTAACCAAAGTTGGTCTTGAGGCAACTGGTGGATACGAAAAATTATGTGCCTATACTTTACTAAGCAATGGTTTTGAAGTGTACATCATTCAACCAAGGTGGGTAAGAGACTATGCTAAAAGCCTCGGTATTACTACAAAAACTGACAAAATAGACTGCAGTATCATCTCACGTTATATTAATAACACAGATATGCGTGCTATTCCTTTAAAAGTTGATAATGGTAATATTGATTACTTGAAACAAAAGCTATCTCGTAGGAACCAGCTAGTAGAAATAGCAAAAATACAAAAAAACCAAATCCAACAGATAACTGATACATCTATAATCAAACAGATAGAAGAACTTCTTGCAATTTTACAAAATCAAATAAAAACTTTAGAAGATGAGATAATTACATTTATTGATCAAAACCAAGAGCTTAAGAAAAAATACATATCAATAACCAGTATACCAGGTATAAGTAAAATCACAGCCACCACTTTGATTTGCCATTTGCCTGAACTTGGAACCCTTCAAAAAAAACAAATATCTAGCCTTGTCGGACTTGCACCTTTTAATCGAGATAGTGGCTCTAGTAGAGGAAAAAGGTGCATCCAGGGAGGTAGATCACAAATCAGGAAAGTTTTACACATGTGTATTCTCAGTGCACAAAAAGTTAATTCTTATATCAAACCTTTCTTTACTAGATTATACAATCAATATAAAAAGCCATATAAAATTGCTTCCACTGCTGCTATGAGAAAGTTACTTTTACTTGCTAACTCTTTAGTAAGAGATGGCAGGGTTTTTACTGAGGAATACAGCCCTAAATCTGCTTAG